Sequence from the Rutidosis leptorrhynchoides isolate AG116_Rl617_1_P2 chromosome 3, CSIRO_AGI_Rlap_v1, whole genome shotgun sequence genome:
taaggaagacgaagatcatcaaagttggtggagacagaacTTTGTTAACtctgatcaagtagataagccagaacTAGAGCCGAAGTTTGTCAAtttctatgagaaaggtaaaagaaccaagaagtactccaagggcaaaattttgagttggggctatttcaaggagatcaattattttgcgatcaagagggaaagaggagtagattatatggcacgtccaagtcacttcaaaactctaccgtacttcgagatcatgcaacttgctaacctgaagatgttgaatgctgaagattgtgacctttccaggttgtttcaaagaaaactcagatatgagtataagacagggaaatgggacatctttaagtcaacggccgctaggttttccatacacttgacaaagaaaaattctaagggaggacctattcgtgttgttaagttccgtccagctaagtatatgaaacaatctcccttgatgacattacccaaggatatctgaaagaacttcagatggtggttctatgatgagttgttgGAAGAAtcagtgatcttgactgcaattgagaaggatgatggaagcatacagttcgacaatgtgaggattctagatcatatgtggctgaggaacttgtcgagattcgatgtggagactcttcaccgccatcacattacattcagagacgatcgaaagaaggaagctatgagatatcaatgtGTGATCGATGTcttctatgcatacctcaacagagaaagtgatgctcaaagctcaaaccaagttcaagccagctgatgtgtgtcgaatactgtgatgctagtaattttgtttgtttttgtttttgtttttatttttgatgatgatgtattttggagagagagagaatctggatatgtatttGATATTAAACTGATGCTACTTTTGGACTTATgtgtatttcacgaacgtttactttattgtaattggtgatctaggtcctagggggagttgttgatgcatattctgtaagtccctagacatcttgcctacgtttgtgattagtacttcagtttatgggataccatgatcgctcgttattatcctatctgtgtttgtatgtggttacaggtactgcaggaacgcgatacggatgtttgactatgttagacttagttagacgtacgagtgaagcatcactcgtacggctgacaggctcatacgcacggttgatgctgagctaagtcataattataacctgaatgagaagatacgagtgagtgatcacccgtacggctgatgaagccaactcgtacgtgtgatggatgactcgtacggatgagtcaacagcaggggtatataaagtcttatgttcttcattttaggttaagcctctctcatacacaatcactcagatctggttcacctgatccgattctctctcaacccaaatcactcctggtagtgaataatagctctaggcattaatctaatcacaatcgttattgtggtttgactaatttaatcccaaaaagctacccatattcactttgattggtttgattcactaattccgcctttgtgtgaattaaacctgttgatctcgaagttcctagtcgtGTTTCATCCCAAGTAATGCTGGGAACGATGTCATCGATTTGCGTAACAGCCTGTTCTCAAAAACGCAGGATCTTTCGAAGTTGTGCGATATAGACACGCTTCAAAAATCTCGGGTTAAATGGGACGTTGAGGGGGATGAAAATTCTAAATTTTTTCTTGCTTCCCTCAAACATAAACGCCGGGCTCAGCATATTCAGGGGTTGATGATTGACGGATGTTGGATCAACGAACCAAATGCTATTAAAAACACTTTTTCGACTTCTTTAAAAATTAGTTTGAAAGATTTGATTCGGATGTTTCTTTCTCAAATATTGTGCCTAATTATATTCTTTCAGTTGATGAATCATATCACCTTGAAAGAGAGGTGGATGACTTGGAGATCAAGAGTGCGGTTTGGGATTGTGGTAGTTCTAAAGCTCCCGGTCCGAATGGTATTTCGTTTCGATTTATTAAACATTTTAGGGACATTTTTCATGTTGATTTATGCAGAGATGTTCGGGGATATTTTACGAATGTTGTGATGCCTCAGGGTGCAAACTCAACATTTTTATACTTATTCCGAAGGTATGCAACCCTTCCCTTATCATCGATTTCAGACCGATTTTGTTGGTTGGTTTCTTTTATAAGATTGTTACGAAAATTCTCACGAAGCGGTTGGCTCTTACTATCGATAAGATCATCAGTCCTGTTCAGTCGGCTTTCATTACGGGAAGACAGATGTTAGATGGTCCGTTAATGTTGAGCGAGATTATTTCTTGGTATAAAAAGGTTAACCGTAAAATGCTTTTGTTCAAAGAGATTTCAAGAAAGCTTATGACTCGGTTAATTGGGATTACCTGTTGTTCTTGTTGTCATCATTGAGGTTCGAACATGTTTGGTGTAATTGGATTTTGGGGTGTCTCACTACGGCTAGAACTTCCGTGCTTATAAATGGCAGCCCGACGCCTGAGTTTTCTATTAAAAGAGGTTTGCGACAGGGCGACAATTAAGCCCTTTTTTATTTCTTGTAATCATGGAAGGATTTCATCTAGCCTTTTAACGAGCTACAGAGGTTAATTTTATATGCGGCATAAATTTCGGGACGGATAATATTCGAATTTCTCATTTTTTTCTACGCGAATGATGTTATTATCTTGTCTGATTGGAGTAAAATTGAGTTACATAGAATTTTACTCATTTTGGAAGTGTTCTATCCTGTATACGGATTACGAATCAGTGTTGCCAAATCTCATGTTTTTGGCATCGGAGTGGACCATGATGAAGTTATTTCATTTGAAGCATCTACGGGTACCCGAGTTGGTTCGTTTCCAACAAAATATTTGCGAGTTTCTTTCGGCGCCAATTTGAATTCAATCTCGAGTTGAGATTTGTTAGTAGACAAATTTCGTACCAAATTGTCCTTTTGGAAGGCTAATCTTTTATCTTCTGGCGGTATTTAACTTTAATCAAGTCCATTTTGGGTAGTCTCGGAATTTATTTTATGACGTTATTCAAATGCCCGAAAACGGTGTTGAAACATCTTGAATCGATTCGAGCGAGATTTTTTTGTGGTGGTAATGACTCGGTGAAAACGATGTCTTGGGTGAAATGGGATAATGTTCTTGCACCGCTTGATAAAGGCGGCCTCGAGATAGGTAGTCTTAAAGCATTTAATCTAGCGTTGTTATTCAAATGGAGATGGTGTTATTTAACTAGTCCGAAGGAGTTGTGGGTATCCATTATTAAATCGATTCATGGGCATTATTTTAATCATGTTTCTGGAAATCACAGCAATGTTTGGGCTTTAATCGTGAATGCTTCTTCGCGTGTTATTTCTAATGGTTTATTGCCGGCTAAGGTTCTACGTATTGAGGTCGGCAATGGGCGTTCGACTCATTTTTGGCAGGATCCTTGGTGCGGTAGTACGGCTTTTATTTCTCGGTACAATAAACTTTTTCATTTAGATGATAACAACAATGACATGATTGCGGAAACGCGAGTCGACGGTGATTGGTTATGGACATGGACTAGGGACACAACTTAGTAGTCGAAACTTGCACTCGTTAGGTGAACTACAATCCGAGATTGGGTCCTTTCAGCTCACAGATCGAGATGATGGTTGGTCTTGTTCGTTAAATAGTGATGGTTTGTTCACTGTTAAAGCTACGCGAGAGTATATAGACCGAGTAATCCTTCCTTTTTCCACGGAGAAAATGATTTGGTTCAATATATTTCGAGAAAATTTAATGTTTTTTTGTGGCGTTTCAAGTTAAATGCTCTCCTGGTTCGTTGGAACCTCTCCGTGAGAGGTATTGAGGTAAACTCCATTGTTTTGTCCGGTGTGCGGTATGGGGTGGAAACTCGCGATCATCTATTTTTTGATTGTTCGATGGCTCTTAATATTTGGTTGAAGTTGCGATGTTGGCTTAATTTCTCTATGCCATCGTTTCATTCGTGGGACTCTTTCATTAGTTGGATCGAGGGTGTTCGATTAAATTCTTCATCCAAGAATCGGATTATTGCGGTGGTGACTACTATACTATAGGTGATTTGGAGATTTCGAAACGGGATTGTCTTCAATGACCCTTTTTGTAATAGAagtagtatttttgattttattcgGTTAATGTCTTTTCGTTGGATTAAAAATAGAGGTCATTTAGTTTCCAATTGGAACTTATTACTTTCTATGCCTTTGTAATTTCTCTCTTAGCGACTTACTAGGGAGCGTGTTTTGTTTTATACAATTTCGGCCGTTAAAAAAACCTTATAAGAGCTTAATAGAGATATTATATTATACGTTTTATAAATGAACAGTGTATCTATTTATTAaagggagatgattctcacacactactttttgatccatgtacacttttgtcctataaaatcacaattatgcTTCTAAAAAGTTGAACTTATATCAGTTATGCCCTTgaaagttgaacttatattattattatgagtataatTAAGAGTAAAATAAGTAATTAGGTGTACATGGATCgaaaagtggtgtgtgaggatcatctcccaaaacttaaaagaaATATTAAGGTAAATTACTACTATCTATTACTCATAATTTCAATAACCCTAAGAGGTAATCTGGTGGTTCTGAGGAATTGTGAATTTTTTCTTTTATAAGTAAAAACCCGTAACTTTTATAAAACTCGAAACATTCATCAAATAGATGAAGTCTCGAAACAGCATTACAAACATGGGCACCTGGCCAACCAACACTCAAAAACCTCTACAAACAAACTCACAAACATAATAGAGAACAAAAGACTAACACGTTACCGAACAAACAAATTTACCCATCAAACTTAGACCTACGAACGACCACCCCTTTACCTTTCTTAAGCCGAGTTCTCGTCCCCTCTTTAATCTTCGGAAGCGTCTTCAATCCAACTAATTTACCTTCTATTCTATCCAAGCCTTCCAAAAAAACTAAAACTTCTACTCGACCCACCAGCTTCAACTGACCCGTTAACCGAATCTGGGCCCAAACCAGGCCTACCAGGCCCATCACCAGGCCTATCCATCAACTCAGTCCCACCAGATTCAATGCCAATCAAGCATTCCTCCCGACCCGAATCTAACTTATCCATCCTTATACTCGTTTGTCCAAATTCAAAACCTACCCGACCCGGATCAAGACccgatgtaacgacccgactttttcgacttgcttttgtgccttgtgtttttgcgaaaccgcgtatttgtgcgtactgtgctattttatactctggaatcttactacatgtggattactttcgtttatatgttaaaacgtgcctttgagtacgtaggttacttaacttgaccaccggaaacctttatgaccattagtgtcacttaacgtttcgaaCAAACTGCGAACCGCGCAcacatttaacttttgtcgtaatcgaaatattatgactatgaaatattaattattattttataataataattaattgggtttttggatgcttaattacgcgtagtaatttaattatgcttactagttagtcttgttggactttctaccttgttggacttaagcccaccctactctagctagtagcccatttaattagcccacttattaattactagtgacccaacaataagtaagacaaatgcccatttattagagggaacatgctagcatttatgtcaagtattatccttaatgttgcatgggatctcaacataagcaccaactttagacaaccattaaccaaaaaacaaacttttgtcccccttgtcccccctccaaatTCACGGCCCAAACCCCCCTCCCCTTACCCCATTTACCTATAAATACTAGGCTTATTTCATCTATTTTACATTTGCTTTCATTTgaaattcacacacacacacacacactctctaattctctctaggtttttctctctctaaaactgtaagtattttgaattttcttcttcttctccttctcatcatcacgaattcatcatcatcatcatcatcatgggtctagctttttagcttttgatcttgattacatcttgaagattcaaacatggatttgaatctttcaagaacatggaagattcaagctttctagctttgaatcttcacccactttgtagatctatatttttttaactttaatcttgctattttgttataaatatTCAAACTtatatttgtaatcttcatgtaacttaaagatccaagctttatgcttcaagatcttcaagaacaatcaagatgcaagctttctagcttggatcttcatatcttttgttggatctaagttttctaacttatgatctcattattttgatataaagatcaaaacttgtgtttatggtcttcatataacctaaagatctaagctttatgcttcaagttcttcaagaacactaaaggttcaagctttctagctttgtgaccttataacttgtgtgaaagggatccaagctctctagcttagggtttcatcacttcatttgacttagactacgttcatacttgtttgattgatgtaaagtttgtagctttagttgtaaatggaacttgtaattgtgttaagactaaggatatgatgtaactttggttcataatccatctaaaactcttaattgagttgtgttcttacttggtcttaacttattgtgtgttgatggtggaatcttggttaaggtgatgctaacccatcaacaagttgtacacttgaagctacaagaatcaaggatgagaaccgtgatgagcatcaagtactaagaaccccaccggagcaccttacctactgtttttcgtatctgatcagaccacctgggctactggaaagttaattttcaattatttcggttcgagtagattatTTTCCATTTAGgcttcgtcttaatccgagttacggtttaggatttatggccctccgaaagtcactacgcccttgtaacgttgtgctgaaatttctgacctactcgcacttaaaccgtcgccacggtcaaacgaagacgagttaggttctgaaaattggtcagcggttagaggactcacatacggagtcatagccactgactacatgtattttcgatttatgtagaggtcgtagaagctgatccagatcagcctattgtttcgatctctatacttgttaaacttacttagcttttatgatgatgaacgatgatgatgatgatgacacttaaacttattttatgtactaatagaacttataaagataacctactaaccTAGTAGCCTTTGATTtaagttgacgacctttcggaccgacttactacttgcacactttcgtaccgacttgtattgcttattcactgtgagttatagcttccctttttacttatactatttttgggactgagaatacatgcgctctttatgttttacttacttgacacgagtacttaaactttacatatgtgtgggttatataacggcataaagattccccttagcacggtaatgtttaatcattggtttttgaaccggtgaacgcgaatattagatatggatccatagggtttgacatccccactcgggctagtcgcgctagcatttaacaggtgtttaatacttcgaggacatacgcactcgccaggtgtacttttagggggtgatatttatatttacgttaagcctagttaccatgtgcccacggttatacatatactttttatactgttttgaaacattaaaatctcgtggtcaatcttatattactgttacaacttaaactatagctcaccaacaatattgttgacgtttttaagcatgttttctcaggtgcttagaggtatcTTGCTtctgctgtttagacttgctgttaaggacctgctgtgttagatattccgctgcataatcttagagatgtctcaatcatggaactttttcttttgcattcgtagtttatgttattttcaaataatgactttgtaacgacctttgtgtcacgttatattTTATAAACGCTATGACTTTTATGAATGCAAAGCTGGTTTTCAAaaagcatgtagtacttgaccgtgtaaagatcctgttgttgacgaatcatacacgatggttttgtacggggcgtcacatttggtttcagagcattggttgtagggaattaggttgcattagtgagtcttgaccgagttgagtaggattcgctaataggactaatctacaacttgcttgtttacttgtttctgcagaacctgctgcatgctactgtgttatattactgcatgttactgcttactactactgcatgccactgcttaattctactgctgtatgaacttgctgcatgctaccgtttcctttcactgctatgtaaactcgctgtatgcttttgcttattctcgctactgcatgctactatctgctttttgcatgatacttctgttcatactgttattactgccatgctatgtactgctgttgacgatctaggctgctatagttattatgcctgattacgctctcgCTACCCGTCTGCTatccgctgtaccgacttggaaaaacttatctttcctagttcagatatttttctgaaccattttcccactcgtctaaccctaatgactagtatt
This genomic interval carries:
- the LOC139902680 gene encoding uncharacterized protein → MHCLGGCKSGFDKLNEKVQSMFVALVLKAPYNFSGFVFYYFKDLSKLCDIDTLQKSRVKWDVEGDENSKFFLASLKHKRRAQHIQGLMIDGFDESYHLEREVDDLEIKSAVWDCGSSKAPGPNGCKLNIFILIPKVCNPSLIIDFRPILLVGFFYKIVTKILTKRLALTIDKIISPVQSAFITGRQMLDGPLMLSEIISWYKKVNRKMLLFKEISRKLMTRLIGITCCSCCHH